A section of the Kribbella voronezhensis genome encodes:
- a CDS encoding ABC transporter permease, whose product MSHDTGLGIAAVVVLPLLVAIAVVGSRLASLRHDKGIVTAALRALVQLAVVGAVVGFALKSIWGTLAFILMMMTIATITSARRIRHVAVVPGQYAYCAAAIGGGAAVVLLLLVLPGVVPRNPGSILPMGGIVVGGAMNATTLAGRRLLSEYGGRFGEFEAGLSIGLLQPDAFKLVAGPVAGDALLPALDQTRTVGLVTLPGAFVGMVLGGASPTAAAALQLVVLIGLLAAGSIAILVTTELLARSSLPDGRTVSS is encoded by the coding sequence ATGTCGCACGACACCGGACTGGGAATCGCGGCCGTCGTAGTACTGCCACTGCTGGTCGCCATCGCTGTCGTGGGATCGCGGCTGGCGTCGCTGCGGCACGACAAGGGCATCGTCACCGCCGCCCTGCGCGCCCTGGTTCAGCTGGCCGTGGTCGGGGCCGTGGTCGGCTTTGCGCTGAAGTCGATCTGGGGCACGCTCGCCTTCATCCTGATGATGATGACCATCGCGACCATCACCAGTGCGCGCCGCATCCGGCACGTCGCGGTGGTGCCGGGTCAGTACGCGTACTGCGCGGCCGCGATCGGCGGCGGGGCCGCTGTGGTGTTGCTGCTCCTGGTGCTTCCCGGCGTTGTGCCGCGCAATCCGGGGAGCATCCTTCCGATGGGCGGCATCGTGGTCGGCGGCGCGATGAACGCGACCACGCTCGCCGGGCGACGGCTGTTGTCGGAGTACGGCGGGCGGTTCGGCGAGTTCGAGGCCGGGTTGTCGATCGGGCTCCTGCAGCCGGATGCGTTCAAGCTGGTGGCCGGGCCGGTGGCGGGGGACGCGCTGCTGCCGGCGCTCGACCAGACGCGGACGGTCGGGCTCGTGACGCTGCCGGGGGCGTTCGTCGGCATGGTGCTCGGTGGAGCTTCACCGACGGCGGCGGCCGCGCTGCAACTCGTCGTACTGATCGGTCTGCTCGCCGCGGGGTCGATCGCCATCCTGGTCACCACCGAGCTCCTGGCGCGCTCGTCGTTGCCCGACGGGCGTACCGTTTCCTCATGA
- a CDS encoding DUF2630 family protein, whose translation MSDDKSLFSRIDELVAEEHELRTKHAAGQVADDEEKARLHKLEVELDQCWDLLRQRRAKREFGDDPETAQPRPADVVEGYLN comes from the coding sequence ATGAGCGACGACAAGAGCCTCTTCAGCCGGATCGACGAACTCGTTGCCGAAGAGCACGAACTCCGTACCAAGCACGCCGCCGGCCAGGTCGCCGACGACGAGGAGAAGGCCCGCCTGCACAAGCTCGAGGTCGAACTCGACCAGTGCTGGGACCTCCTCCGCCAGCGCCGCGCCAAGCGCGAGTTCGGCGACGACCCCGAGACCGCCCAACCCCGCCCGGCCGACGTCGTCGAGGGCTACCTGAACTGA
- a CDS encoding VOC family protein, with amino-acid sequence MSQSSEIVRGFALHLVVEDVDKSVSWYQAALGATVTRVLRMPGGAVATAELDVHGLAVALAAPVPGTKLATPSATGTSVAAYRLVVADADAAMRQAVAAGSTVSAEVHDAFWGVRTGEILDPSGHRWAFDQQLREVSVEEIEKRLAELVAGS; translated from the coding sequence ATGAGTCAATCGTCCGAGATCGTGCGCGGGTTTGCGTTGCACCTGGTGGTTGAGGATGTGGACAAGAGCGTCAGCTGGTATCAGGCGGCGTTGGGGGCGACCGTGACCCGGGTTCTTCGGATGCCTGGCGGTGCGGTCGCGACCGCCGAGCTCGACGTACACGGTTTGGCCGTGGCTCTGGCGGCGCCCGTTCCTGGCACCAAGCTCGCTACGCCGTCGGCAACCGGTACGTCGGTGGCCGCTTATCGGCTGGTGGTCGCGGATGCTGACGCGGCGATGCGGCAGGCTGTCGCCGCTGGGTCGACCGTCAGCGCCGAGGTTCACGACGCGTTCTGGGGTGTTCGGACCGGGGAGATCCTCGACCCGTCGGGACATCGGTGGGCGTTCGATCAGCAGCTTCGCGAGGTGTCGGTCGAGGAGATCGAGAAGCGGCTGGCTGAGCTCGTTGCAGGAAGCTGA
- a CDS encoding TIGR03667 family PPOX class F420-dependent oxidoreductase gives MFSIDTSTSFGARIARQLDDELVIWLTTVAPSGTPAPTPVWFLWNDGQLLIASQPNTAKLRNIGAGARVSANFNATFYGGEVGVLTGSAVIADAGFTDEERAAYTTKYAERIANLGMSADEFHDSYSVLIRVTPDKLRGF, from the coding sequence ATGTTCTCGATCGACACCAGCACCTCCTTCGGCGCACGGATCGCTCGTCAGCTCGACGACGAGCTGGTGATCTGGCTGACCACGGTCGCCCCGTCCGGTACGCCGGCGCCGACGCCGGTGTGGTTCCTCTGGAACGACGGCCAACTCCTGATCGCCAGTCAGCCGAACACGGCCAAGCTCCGCAACATCGGCGCCGGCGCACGCGTCTCCGCGAACTTCAACGCGACCTTCTACGGCGGCGAGGTCGGCGTACTCACCGGCTCCGCGGTGATCGCCGACGCCGGATTCACCGACGAAGAACGAGCCGCTTACACCACGAAGTACGCCGAACGCATCGCCAACCTGGGCATGTCAGCCGACGAGTTCCACGACAGCTACTCGGTCCTCATCCGCGTCACCCCGGACAAACTCCGCGGCTTCTGA
- a CDS encoding CoA-binding protein, giving the protein MAWADESDIRQILADCQTWAVVGLSNNTSRAAYGVARFLQGHGKRIVPVHPSAETVHGEPGYASLADIPFAVDCVDVFVRSELAGAIADEAVGINARAVWFQLDVMDADAYTRTTAAGLTMVMNRCPAIEWGRLGPS; this is encoded by the coding sequence ATGGCATGGGCCGATGAGAGTGACATCCGCCAGATCCTCGCCGACTGCCAGACGTGGGCAGTGGTGGGGCTGTCGAACAACACCAGCCGGGCGGCGTACGGCGTGGCACGGTTCCTGCAGGGACACGGGAAACGCATCGTGCCGGTGCATCCGTCGGCGGAGACGGTGCACGGCGAGCCGGGGTACGCGTCGCTGGCGGACATCCCGTTCGCCGTGGACTGTGTCGACGTGTTCGTCCGGTCCGAGCTGGCCGGGGCGATCGCGGACGAGGCGGTCGGAATCAACGCCCGGGCGGTGTGGTTCCAACTGGATGTCATGGATGCGGACGCCTACACCCGAACGACGGCAGCGGGCTTGACGATGGTGATGAACCGCTGCCCGGCGATCGAGTGGGGACGCCTGGGTCCGTCCTGA
- a CDS encoding response regulator transcription factor has translation MPARRLSIVLAEDSLLLREGLASILDRAGHEVRDAVGDADTLLAVVRKEPPDVVITDVRMPPGHSDEGLRAAAAIRSELPGIGILVLSQYVADAYLSSLLESTTGGIGYLLKDRVGHVTEFLASLDRVADGGTVVDPEVVRQLLARRRDDGPLAALTPRELEVLALMAEGRVNSSIAEQLVVSEAAVRKHVGNIFAKLHLDDGRDRRVSAVLTYLRG, from the coding sequence GTGCCGGCTCGACGACTGAGCATCGTCCTGGCTGAGGATTCGCTGCTGTTGCGGGAAGGTCTGGCGAGCATCCTGGATCGCGCCGGCCACGAAGTGCGGGATGCGGTGGGTGACGCGGACACGTTGCTGGCCGTGGTGCGCAAGGAGCCGCCCGACGTGGTGATCACCGACGTACGGATGCCGCCCGGGCACAGCGACGAGGGTCTGCGCGCGGCCGCGGCGATCCGGTCCGAGCTGCCCGGCATCGGGATCCTGGTGCTTTCGCAGTACGTCGCGGACGCGTACCTGTCGTCGCTGCTGGAGTCGACGACCGGCGGGATCGGGTACCTGCTGAAGGACCGGGTCGGGCATGTGACCGAGTTCCTGGCTTCGTTGGACCGGGTCGCCGACGGCGGCACGGTGGTTGATCCCGAGGTGGTTCGTCAACTGCTGGCCCGGCGGCGCGACGACGGGCCGCTCGCGGCATTGACGCCGCGTGAGCTGGAGGTGCTCGCGTTGATGGCCGAGGGGCGGGTGAACTCGTCGATCGCCGAGCAGTTGGTGGTGAGCGAGGCGGCGGTCCGCAAACACGTCGGCAACATCTTCGCCAAGCTGCACCTCGACGACGGCCGCGACCGCCGCGTCTCGGCTGTGCTGACTTATCTGCGTGGCTGA
- a CDS encoding sensor histidine kinase — protein sequence MNTAWAALTSRRYLVSSWPWRSYAYLLSSVPAGAATITVLIGAAAVSALLSPILVGVLLLTGFPLLGVLVGIMERYRARLMMPAGISSPHAQMPQSTRLRERLRFRRREQASVRALGYGFLFGVFLWPLNALFAGVSLSVLGITLVAPFIADGDEIGMGPWTLTTFWEGLLFLVLFGPIWFTVSSYLLGWLAAGQAELAKVMLGPREDELRRNLADLRRSRLDLVDAFETERARIERHLHDGVQQRLVGLTMTLGLAELDLPEGEGRRLVVKAHGEAEAALADLREAVRGIHPRVLIDHGLEAAVREVADRSPLPVTVRMELPRRLPAPIEAAAYFVVSEALGNVAKHAQASRCEVDGWIVDDQLVVTITDDGIGGANPAGGTGLTGLVTRLDALGGTLDLTSPPGGPTRLRMESPCRLDD from the coding sequence ATGAACACGGCCTGGGCAGCGCTCACTTCGAGGCGGTACCTCGTCTCCTCTTGGCCCTGGCGCAGCTATGCCTATCTCCTGAGCTCGGTCCCGGCCGGTGCTGCGACGATCACCGTGCTGATCGGTGCGGCGGCAGTCAGCGCACTCCTGAGCCCCATCCTGGTCGGCGTACTGCTGCTGACCGGGTTTCCGCTCCTCGGAGTGCTGGTCGGCATCATGGAGCGCTACCGAGCCCGGTTGATGATGCCGGCGGGGATCAGCAGCCCTCACGCGCAGATGCCGCAGTCGACAAGGCTGCGGGAGCGGCTGCGGTTCCGGCGCCGCGAGCAGGCGTCGGTGCGGGCTCTCGGCTACGGGTTCCTCTTCGGCGTCTTCCTCTGGCCGCTCAACGCACTGTTCGCCGGTGTCAGCCTGTCGGTGCTGGGCATCACGCTGGTGGCGCCGTTCATCGCCGACGGCGACGAGATCGGCATGGGGCCGTGGACGCTGACCACCTTCTGGGAGGGCCTGCTGTTCCTGGTCCTCTTCGGGCCGATCTGGTTCACGGTCAGTTCGTACCTGCTGGGCTGGCTCGCGGCCGGCCAGGCCGAGCTCGCCAAGGTGATGCTCGGACCACGTGAGGACGAACTCCGTCGCAACCTCGCCGATCTACGTCGGTCCCGGCTGGACCTCGTCGACGCGTTCGAGACCGAGCGGGCCAGGATCGAACGGCACCTGCACGACGGCGTCCAGCAGCGGCTGGTCGGCCTGACGATGACCCTCGGCCTGGCCGAACTCGACCTGCCCGAGGGGGAGGGGCGCCGGTTGGTGGTGAAGGCGCACGGTGAGGCCGAGGCCGCTCTCGCCGACCTGCGGGAGGCCGTGCGTGGCATTCATCCGCGGGTACTGATCGACCACGGGCTGGAGGCCGCCGTACGGGAGGTCGCGGATCGCAGTCCGCTGCCGGTGACCGTTCGGATGGAGCTGCCGCGGCGGTTGCCCGCGCCGATCGAGGCCGCGGCGTACTTCGTCGTCAGCGAGGCACTCGGCAACGTGGCGAAGCATGCGCAGGCGAGCCGGTGTGAGGTGGACGGCTGGATCGTCGACGACCAATTGGTCGTCACGATCACCGACGACGGCATCGGCGGCGCGAATCCCGCGGGTGGGACCGGACTCACCGGGCTGGTGACCAGGCTGGACGCGTTGGGAGGCACACTCGACCTGACCAGCCCACCCGGTGGGCCGACCCGATTGAGGATGGAGAGCCCGTGCCGGCTCGACGACTGA
- a CDS encoding ABC transporter ATP-binding protein: MTSTAPTRHTVVPSEPPALLLDGVTKTYESKAGAVQALRGVTYHFQQGSFTAVMGPSGSGKSTLLQCAAGLDQPTAGTVLLGGIRLQGLGEVELTKLRRKQMGFVFQAYNLLPSLTVFDNVALPLRLTGLRPGRQDVLAVLDQVGLADKAKRRPAELSGGQQQRVAIARALITRPAVFFADEPTGALDSQTSRQILGLLREATDRAGQTVVMVTHDPVAAAYASRVLFLSDGLVAGSLDHGTPAQIAAAMSDLER; this comes from the coding sequence ATGACCAGCACCGCGCCGACGCGCCACACCGTCGTACCGAGTGAACCGCCTGCCCTGCTGCTCGACGGGGTCACCAAGACCTACGAGTCCAAGGCCGGCGCTGTTCAAGCCCTGCGGGGCGTGACGTACCACTTCCAGCAGGGATCGTTCACCGCTGTGATGGGTCCGTCGGGCTCGGGGAAGTCCACCTTGCTGCAGTGCGCGGCCGGGCTGGATCAGCCCACGGCCGGGACGGTGCTGCTCGGCGGCATCAGGCTGCAGGGACTCGGTGAGGTCGAACTCACCAAGCTGCGCCGCAAGCAGATGGGGTTCGTCTTCCAGGCGTACAACCTGTTGCCCTCACTGACCGTCTTCGACAACGTCGCGCTCCCCCTGCGCCTGACCGGACTCCGGCCCGGCCGCCAGGATGTGCTCGCGGTCCTGGACCAGGTCGGCCTGGCGGACAAGGCCAAACGGCGCCCCGCGGAACTGTCCGGTGGTCAGCAGCAGCGGGTCGCGATCGCCCGTGCGCTGATCACCCGGCCGGCTGTCTTCTTCGCCGACGAGCCGACGGGTGCGCTGGACAGCCAGACCAGCCGGCAGATCCTGGGTTTGTTGCGCGAGGCAACCGATCGGGCGGGACAGACGGTGGTGATGGTCACCCACGACCCGGTCGCCGCTGCCTACGCCTCACGCGTGCTGTTCCTGTCCGACGGCCTCGTCGCGGGCTCTCTCGACCACGGGACCCCGGCTCAGATCGCGGCCGCGATGAGCGACCTGGAGCGCTGA
- a CDS encoding FtsX-like permease family protein yields the protein MFALSRQTVRRHLPLYAGSFVALAVGVFMLGLAATATAATIAYHGPEADSVLVNLPGTDGAEPHSERVVLSGADASGLQVVLSLVGVISGFITIFVIASTFAFAVASRRREVGLLRLIGATPRQVRRMVFGEALVVALAASLTGAVLAQLVTPFLLAKASYTELAPVKLEPASPWIPLGIAIVVGLVVALLGARSAARRAGRVGPVEALREAALEPPQIGVVRVLFGLVFLAGAIAMLALIQPGTGEGVVPLAMFTPMVLVVSLTLLAPLVVPWIGRLWALPLVRWTQVSGRLARSNVVAAPRRSASLAAPILSISAIAGSMVLSLSFAADAATATIRDTLTAPIVITASENSGDLRERILATPGVAAADGGISVGIIRADGDSAELEDGEGIDPAVAARTRVLTPISGDLVELEGKTVAVGKEMAGLEHYKVGSEISVVFADRTKGSLRVVAVLPDAPGVNGSLLVPLDLARQHAPKAVPEHWFVQPADGVEPAQLIGALDRQLTGTGAHVVRAEAWEQEQGEGLRKGNQLGLVLLIGPAGLYSGIAIANTLLMGSLQRRHEFVTSRLLGATPAQIRRMVLWESSLVGAAALTLGTVITATVGILLRHAMTEGLRDVPTTIPWTLLLGIGALCLLLATGAATAPTAFILRRTSPADAVGD from the coding sequence ATGTTCGCCCTCAGCCGTCAAACGGTACGCCGTCACCTCCCCCTGTACGCCGGTTCGTTCGTCGCACTCGCCGTCGGAGTGTTCATGCTCGGCCTCGCCGCCACCGCGACGGCAGCCACCATCGCGTACCACGGGCCGGAGGCCGACAGCGTTCTCGTGAACCTTCCCGGCACGGACGGTGCCGAGCCCCATTCCGAACGGGTCGTGCTGTCGGGCGCGGACGCCTCCGGCCTGCAGGTGGTTCTTTCGCTGGTCGGAGTGATCAGCGGCTTCATCACGATCTTCGTCATCGCCAGCACGTTCGCGTTCGCGGTGGCATCGCGCCGCCGGGAGGTCGGGTTGCTCCGGCTGATCGGCGCCACGCCTCGGCAGGTTCGCCGGATGGTGTTCGGCGAAGCGCTGGTGGTTGCCCTGGCCGCTTCGCTCACGGGAGCGGTGCTGGCTCAGTTGGTCACCCCGTTCCTGTTGGCGAAGGCGTCGTACACCGAGCTCGCCCCGGTGAAGCTCGAACCGGCGAGCCCGTGGATCCCGCTCGGCATCGCGATCGTCGTGGGGCTGGTGGTGGCACTGCTGGGTGCCCGCTCGGCCGCGCGCCGGGCCGGTCGGGTCGGACCGGTCGAGGCACTGCGCGAGGCCGCACTCGAGCCGCCGCAGATCGGCGTGGTCCGGGTGCTGTTCGGGCTGGTGTTCCTGGCCGGGGCGATCGCGATGCTGGCCCTGATCCAGCCGGGGACCGGTGAAGGGGTGGTGCCGCTGGCCATGTTCACGCCGATGGTCCTCGTCGTGTCGCTGACCTTGCTCGCGCCGCTGGTGGTGCCGTGGATCGGCCGGCTCTGGGCGCTCCCGCTGGTCCGCTGGACCCAGGTGTCCGGCCGGCTGGCCCGCAGCAACGTGGTCGCGGCCCCGCGCCGGAGCGCCTCGCTGGCGGCGCCGATCCTGTCGATCTCGGCGATCGCCGGGTCGATGGTGCTCAGCCTGAGCTTCGCCGCCGACGCGGCCACCGCGACCATTCGCGACACGCTGACCGCTCCGATCGTGATCACCGCCTCGGAGAACTCGGGAGACCTGAGAGAGCGCATTCTCGCGACGCCGGGCGTTGCTGCTGCCGACGGCGGGATCAGCGTCGGGATCATCCGCGCCGACGGCGACTCCGCGGAACTCGAGGACGGCGAGGGCATCGATCCGGCCGTCGCAGCCCGCACCCGGGTCCTGACGCCGATCAGCGGCGACCTGGTGGAACTCGAAGGAAAAACCGTTGCTGTCGGCAAGGAAATGGCCGGTCTCGAGCACTACAAGGTCGGCAGCGAGATCAGCGTCGTCTTCGCCGATCGGACGAAGGGCAGCCTGCGAGTCGTCGCCGTCCTTCCGGATGCGCCCGGCGTGAACGGTTCCCTGCTGGTCCCGCTCGACCTCGCCCGGCAGCACGCGCCCAAGGCCGTGCCGGAGCACTGGTTCGTGCAGCCGGCCGACGGTGTCGAGCCCGCTCAGCTCATCGGCGCGCTCGACCGGCAACTGACCGGCACCGGAGCGCACGTAGTACGGGCTGAGGCGTGGGAACAAGAACAAGGCGAGGGGCTCCGGAAGGGAAACCAGTTGGGGTTGGTACTGCTGATCGGTCCGGCCGGGCTCTACAGCGGGATCGCGATCGCGAACACCCTGTTGATGGGCAGCCTCCAGCGCCGCCACGAGTTCGTCACCTCGCGCCTGCTCGGCGCGACCCCGGCCCAGATCCGCCGGATGGTCCTGTGGGAGTCGTCCCTGGTCGGCGCCGCCGCCCTGACGCTCGGCACCGTGATCACCGCGACGGTCGGAATCCTGCTCCGGCACGCGATGACCGAGGGGCTGCGAGACGTTCCGACCACGATTCCGTGGACACTACTGCTCGGAATCGGCGCTCTGTGCCTCCTTCTGGCCACCGGTGCCGCCACCGCACCCACCGCGTTCATCCTCCGGAGGACCAGCCCGGCCGACGCGGTGGGCGACTAG
- a CDS encoding DNA gyrase/topoisomerase IV subunit A, translating to MARRTNTTAEPEDFEERILDVDVSDEMRSSFLEYAYSVIYSRALPDARDGLKPVQRRILFSMAENNIRPDRGHVKSARVVGEVMGKYHPHGDGAIYDALVRTAQPWSMRLPLIDGHGNFGSLDDGPAAMRYTECRMAPSSLAMTNGLDENVVDFKPNYDGREEEPSVLPAAFPNLLVNGAAGIAVGMATNMAPHNLVEVIQALRHLIKTPNADLDDLMRFIPGPDLPTGGKIVGLEGIKDAYLTGRGSFKMRATARIENITPRRKGIVVTELPYTVGPEKVIEKIKALVQAKKLQGISDVKDLTDRAHGTQLVIEVKNGFVPEALLEQLYKLTPLEDSFSINAVCLVDGQPRTLGLRELLDVYLQHRYDVTRRRSEFRRKKAQDRLHIVDGLLIAILDIDEVIQIIRTSDDAAAARTRLMDIYDLTEVQTNYILDMPLRRLTKFSKLELETEKGELEREIEKLTAILEDETLLKKIVSEELAEVAKTYGTPRRTVLLESSGATKTAAVPLEVTDDPCWVLMSSTGLLARTNGVEPFGEGDGRAKHDAIVSAIKSTARGQYGLITSTGRLIRLESLDLPAVPTTANAPNLQGGAPVAEFVSLEPGEKALALTTMDPDSVGVALGTAGGVVKRVVPDHLSNRDSWEIIRLNDGDQVVGAVELSTGEEELCFITSDAQLLHFGASVVRPQGRTAGGMAGVRLSSGAKVVFFGALTPDKEAHVVTISGSSSALPGTEVGAVKVTPFSEYPGKGRGTGGVRCHRLLKGEDGLLLAFAGTAPVRASANSGAPVDLPPIDPRRDGSGVAVAQPIAACASDLAG from the coding sequence ATGGCACGCCGTACCAACACCACCGCCGAACCGGAAGACTTCGAGGAGCGCATCCTCGACGTCGACGTCTCCGACGAGATGCGCAGCAGCTTCCTGGAGTACGCCTACTCGGTGATCTACTCCCGGGCGCTGCCGGATGCCCGGGACGGGCTGAAACCGGTCCAGCGGCGGATCCTGTTCTCGATGGCGGAGAACAACATCCGCCCCGACCGCGGCCATGTGAAGAGCGCCCGCGTCGTCGGTGAAGTGATGGGTAAGTACCACCCGCACGGTGACGGCGCGATCTACGACGCCCTGGTCCGGACCGCGCAGCCGTGGTCGATGCGGCTGCCGCTGATCGACGGGCACGGAAACTTCGGCTCCCTCGACGACGGCCCGGCCGCGATGCGGTACACGGAGTGCCGGATGGCCCCGTCGTCGCTGGCGATGACGAACGGGCTGGACGAGAACGTCGTCGACTTCAAGCCCAACTACGACGGCCGCGAGGAAGAGCCGTCGGTGCTGCCGGCCGCCTTCCCGAACCTGCTGGTCAACGGCGCCGCCGGGATCGCGGTCGGGATGGCCACCAACATGGCCCCGCACAACCTCGTCGAGGTGATACAGGCGCTGCGGCACCTGATCAAGACGCCGAACGCCGACCTCGACGACCTGATGCGCTTCATCCCCGGCCCCGACCTGCCGACCGGCGGCAAGATCGTCGGCCTGGAAGGCATCAAGGACGCCTACCTGACCGGCCGGGGCAGCTTCAAGATGCGCGCCACCGCCCGGATCGAGAACATCACCCCGCGCCGCAAGGGCATCGTGGTCACCGAGCTGCCGTACACGGTCGGCCCGGAGAAGGTGATCGAGAAGATCAAGGCCCTGGTCCAGGCGAAGAAGCTGCAGGGCATCTCCGACGTCAAGGACCTGACCGACCGCGCGCACGGCACCCAGCTGGTGATCGAGGTCAAGAACGGTTTCGTCCCCGAGGCCCTGCTGGAGCAGCTCTACAAGCTGACCCCGCTGGAGGACTCGTTCTCCATCAACGCGGTCTGCCTGGTCGACGGCCAGCCCCGCACGCTCGGCCTGCGCGAACTGCTCGACGTCTACCTGCAACACCGCTACGACGTGACGCGCCGGCGCAGCGAGTTCCGCCGGAAGAAGGCGCAGGACCGGCTGCACATCGTCGACGGCCTGCTGATCGCGATCCTGGACATCGACGAGGTCATCCAGATCATCCGGACCAGCGACGACGCGGCCGCCGCCCGGACCCGGTTGATGGACATCTACGACCTGACCGAGGTCCAGACCAACTACATCCTGGACATGCCGCTGCGCCGGCTGACCAAGTTCTCCAAGCTCGAACTGGAGACCGAGAAGGGCGAGCTCGAGCGCGAGATCGAGAAGCTGACCGCGATCCTCGAGGACGAGACGCTGCTGAAGAAGATCGTCTCGGAGGAGCTCGCCGAGGTCGCCAAGACCTACGGCACGCCGCGCCGGACGGTGCTGCTGGAGTCTTCCGGCGCCACCAAGACCGCCGCCGTACCGCTGGAGGTCACCGACGACCCGTGCTGGGTGCTGATGAGCTCCACCGGCCTGCTGGCCCGCACCAACGGTGTCGAGCCGTTCGGCGAGGGTGACGGCCGGGCCAAGCACGACGCGATCGTGTCGGCGATCAAGAGCACGGCCCGTGGTCAGTACGGGCTCATCACCAGCACCGGCCGGTTGATCCGGCTCGAGTCGCTGGACCTGCCCGCCGTACCGACCACGGCGAACGCACCGAACCTGCAGGGTGGCGCTCCGGTCGCCGAGTTCGTCTCGCTCGAACCGGGAGAGAAGGCCCTCGCGCTGACCACGATGGACCCCGACTCGGTCGGCGTAGCCCTCGGTACCGCGGGCGGCGTGGTGAAGCGGGTCGTTCCCGACCACCTGAGCAACCGCGACTCGTGGGAGATCATCCGGCTCAACGACGGCGACCAGGTCGTCGGCGCGGTCGAACTGAGCACAGGTGAAGAGGAACTCTGCTTCATCACCTCCGACGCGCAACTTCTGCACTTCGGTGCCTCGGTGGTCCGTCCACAAGGCCGTACTGCGGGCGGCATGGCCGGCGTCCGCCTGAGCAGCGGCGCGAAGGTGGTGTTCTTCGGCGCACTCACGCCGGACAAGGAGGCGCACGTCGTCACCATCTCCGGCTCCTCCTCGGCCCTGCCGGGGACGGAGGTCGGCGCGGTCAAGGTGACACCGTTCAGCGAGTACCCCGGCAAGGGCCGTGGTACCGGCGGTGTCCGCTGCCACCGTCTGCTCAAGGGCGAGGACGGCCTGCTGCTGGCGTTCGCCGGTACGGCGCCCGTCCGGGCCAGCGCGAACAGCGGGGCGCCGGTCGACCTGCCGCCGATCGACCCGCGTCGCGACGGTTCCGGCGTGGCGGTGGCGCAGCCGATCGCCGCGTGCGCTTCGGACCTGGCAGGCTGA
- a CDS encoding LppX_LprAFG lipoprotein, with protein sequence MKRLVALGAVLLLVVTGCSGKKDNGGGKSGDDPVALLTAAKKTIDDAASVHIVLTGKDLPDSSQTLASGDGVATHAPAFKGKLTVRAAGSPIDAQVVAVGSKVYAKLSFTPKFIELPPSQLAGLGAPDPSILLDPNKGLTAVLPGLKDAAIKGDTRDGSKVLTEVTGKVTGKSLQGIFPKVPADQDFPSSFKIDKDSKQLVSATISGPFYDGATSSYDITLDKYGEQVEITKP encoded by the coding sequence ATGAAGAGACTCGTCGCGCTCGGCGCGGTGCTGTTGCTCGTCGTCACCGGTTGCAGTGGCAAGAAGGACAACGGCGGCGGCAAGTCCGGCGACGATCCGGTCGCGCTGCTGACCGCGGCCAAGAAGACCATCGACGACGCGGCAAGCGTGCACATCGTGCTGACCGGCAAGGATCTGCCGGATTCCTCGCAGACGCTGGCCAGTGGCGACGGTGTGGCGACGCACGCGCCGGCGTTCAAGGGGAAGCTGACCGTTCGCGCGGCCGGTTCACCCATCGACGCCCAGGTCGTTGCCGTGGGCAGCAAGGTGTACGCCAAGCTGTCGTTCACGCCGAAGTTCATCGAGTTGCCGCCGTCGCAGCTGGCGGGTCTGGGTGCACCGGACCCGTCGATCCTGCTGGACCCGAACAAGGGCCTGACCGCCGTACTGCCCGGTCTGAAGGACGCGGCCATCAAGGGCGACACCCGGGACGGCTCGAAGGTGCTCACCGAGGTGACCGGCAAGGTGACCGGCAAGTCGCTGCAGGGCATCTTCCCGAAGGTGCCGGCCGACCAGGACTTCCCGAGCAGCTTCAAGATCGACAAGGACAGCAAGCAACTGGTGTCGGCGACGATCAGCGGCCCGTTCTACGACGGCGCCACCAGCAGCTACGACATCACCCTGGACAAGTACGGCGAACAGGTAGAGATCACCAAGCCGTGA